One part of the Mycobacterium marinum genome encodes these proteins:
- a CDS encoding arylsulfatase — protein MVDLPRNEQPFGGVINPVVADSTPVTPSIDYPPDGAPNVVVVLLDDVGFGAPSTFGGPVPTPTLDRIAQAGLRYNQFHTTALCSPTRAALLTGRNHHSAHMGTICEIAYGFPGYDSVLPQSTATIAQVLRMNGYNTALFGKAHFTPTWEIGPAGPFDRWPTGLGFERFYGFLGGDTSQYEPALFDQTTPVEPYVGRDDYHLTEDLADKAIEWIQRQQTSAPDKPFLLYLAPGATHSPHHVWPEWSDRFAGQFDEGWDALREQTYARQLERGIIPPGTQLTPRPEQIPAWADYDDRYKPVARRLMEVYAGFLAHTDAQIGRIVDAIDDLGQWENTLFIYICGDNGASAEGTVHGAWSSPSFQNGLPEDPEWLLAHLADFGTVRCENHYNVGWAWALDSPFQWMKQVASHFGGTRNGMAVSWPRGITCAGEQRSQFHHVIDVVPTILEAAGIEMPERVNGIEQKPIEGVSMRYSFDEADAHSRRRTQYFEIFGNRAIYHEGWIASCFHGRLPWVRTQRTNPFGDSERWELYHLADDFSQGVDLAEQYPDKLAELRAVFDTEARKYDVYPLSDATLARALPANRPNLLAGRTSATYYPSHVRIPETSTLPYTSTSFELRAQLQIPRGGAQGVVICIGGSMGGWSLYLQDGIPTFAYNYLGHELTTVAATDPLPEGQITLALSFDYDGGGLGKGALVTLVVDGTTVASGRVEQTVPFRFSMSGETLDVGLDTGSPVAPYEHSFPFTGRIHRIDASVSPRPADLAAALSDIEMRAALGSQ, from the coding sequence ATGGTCGACTTGCCGCGCAACGAGCAACCGTTCGGCGGAGTTATCAACCCGGTGGTGGCCGACTCCACCCCGGTCACCCCGTCGATCGACTATCCACCCGACGGGGCTCCCAACGTCGTTGTGGTGTTGCTCGACGACGTTGGGTTCGGCGCCCCTTCGACCTTCGGCGGACCAGTGCCTACCCCAACCCTGGACCGCATCGCCCAAGCCGGCTTGCGCTACAACCAATTCCACACCACCGCACTTTGCTCGCCCACCCGCGCCGCGTTGCTGACCGGCCGCAATCACCACAGCGCGCATATGGGGACGATCTGCGAGATCGCCTACGGGTTCCCCGGCTACGACAGTGTGCTGCCGCAGAGCACCGCCACCATCGCACAGGTCCTGCGCATGAACGGCTACAACACCGCACTGTTCGGCAAAGCGCATTTCACTCCCACCTGGGAGATTGGCCCGGCGGGCCCCTTCGACCGGTGGCCCACCGGGCTGGGATTCGAACGCTTCTACGGTTTCCTGGGCGGCGACACGTCACAGTACGAGCCCGCGTTATTTGACCAAACCACGCCGGTTGAACCATACGTCGGGCGCGACGACTACCACCTCACCGAGGATCTTGCCGACAAGGCGATCGAGTGGATTCAGCGGCAACAGACATCCGCGCCGGACAAGCCGTTCCTGCTCTACTTGGCACCCGGCGCAACGCACAGTCCCCACCACGTCTGGCCAGAATGGTCGGACCGGTTCGCCGGACAGTTCGACGAGGGCTGGGACGCGCTGCGCGAGCAGACGTATGCCCGCCAGCTCGAGAGGGGAATCATTCCCCCCGGGACCCAACTAACACCACGACCCGAACAAATTCCGGCCTGGGCGGACTACGACGATCGGTACAAGCCGGTGGCGCGTCGCCTGATGGAGGTTTATGCCGGTTTTCTGGCCCATACCGATGCCCAGATAGGCCGTATCGTCGATGCGATCGACGACCTGGGGCAGTGGGAAAACACCTTGTTCATCTACATCTGCGGCGACAACGGCGCCTCGGCCGAAGGAACGGTGCACGGCGCCTGGAGCTCTCCTTCGTTTCAAAACGGGTTGCCCGAGGACCCCGAATGGCTGCTGGCCCACTTGGCCGATTTCGGCACGGTGCGCTGCGAGAACCACTACAACGTCGGCTGGGCCTGGGCGCTGGACTCACCGTTTCAGTGGATGAAACAGGTGGCATCCCATTTCGGCGGAACTCGCAACGGGATGGCCGTCTCCTGGCCCCGCGGGATTACCTGCGCGGGGGAGCAGCGCAGCCAGTTTCACCACGTCATCGACGTCGTTCCGACGATCTTGGAGGCCGCCGGAATCGAGATGCCCGAGCGCGTCAACGGTATCGAGCAGAAGCCGATCGAAGGTGTGAGCATGCGCTACTCCTTCGACGAGGCCGATGCCCACAGCCGACGCCGGACCCAGTATTTCGAGATCTTCGGCAATCGCGCCATCTATCACGAAGGTTGGATCGCGTCCTGTTTCCACGGCCGGCTGCCGTGGGTCCGCACCCAGCGAACCAACCCCTTCGGCGACTCCGAGCGCTGGGAGCTCTACCACCTCGCCGACGACTTCAGCCAGGGGGTAGATCTCGCCGAGCAATACCCGGACAAGCTCGCCGAGCTGCGGGCCGTGTTCGACACCGAAGCCCGCAAGTACGACGTCTACCCGCTCAGCGACGCGACGCTGGCCCGCGCGCTGCCCGCTAACCGGCCGAACCTGCTCGCCGGCCGCACCTCGGCTACTTATTACCCCAGCCATGTGCGGATCCCCGAGACCTCGACGCTGCCCTACACCAGCACTTCATTCGAACTGCGGGCGCAGCTGCAGATCCCACGCGGCGGCGCCCAGGGGGTGGTCATCTGCATCGGTGGGTCAATGGGCGGGTGGAGCCTGTATCTGCAAGACGGCATCCCCACGTTCGCCTACAACTACTTGGGCCACGAACTCACCACGGTCGCCGCCACCGATCCGCTTCCCGAGGGCCAGATAACCCTGGCGCTTTCGTTCGACTACGACGGCGGGGGACTGGGGAAGGGCGCGTTGGTCACCTTGGTCGTCGACGGCACCACGGTGGCCAGCGGGCGCGTTGAGCAGACGGTTCCGTTCCGATTTTCAATGAGCGGAGAAACCCTCGATGTTGGACTCGACACCGGCTCACCCGTCGCGCCCTACGAGCACAGTTTCCCGTTCACCGGCCGTATCCACCGGATAGATGCCAGTGTGAGCCCGCGTCCGGCCGACCTTGCCGCCGCCCTTTCCGACATCGAGATGCGCGCGGCACTGGGCTCCCAATAG
- a CDS encoding bile acid:sodium symporter family protein, which translates to MVEAAKIAFQLSLFVVILGYGLTAHFSDVLYVLRRPGLLARSVLAVLIVAPVLAILLVRLLELRPQIAIALVTLSLSPLPPLLPRRGEKAGGHVQYALGLVIILAVLVVPVLTMAAMLLDDIFGRQLVSRPGAIGELMAISVLAPLGAGMAIRARWPDAATRIALPIQRAQKWVLPIAMIALLISAAPEMWKLIGESTLVAMLAFIAGTFAIGHLLGGPDRESSTVLAFASSCRHPATALAIASANFPNADEHAAVALYGLLTAALGMLYTLWTRRRAVTSPS; encoded by the coding sequence ATGGTCGAAGCGGCGAAGATCGCCTTTCAGTTGAGCCTGTTCGTGGTGATCCTCGGCTACGGGCTGACAGCACACTTTTCCGACGTGCTCTATGTGCTGAGACGCCCGGGTCTGCTGGCCCGTTCGGTGTTGGCCGTGCTGATCGTTGCACCCGTGCTAGCAATACTGCTCGTTCGCTTGCTGGAGCTGCGTCCACAAATCGCGATTGCGCTTGTCACACTGTCGTTGTCACCGCTGCCCCCGTTGTTGCCGCGTCGCGGAGAAAAAGCGGGCGGGCACGTTCAGTACGCCCTGGGCCTGGTCATCATCCTCGCCGTCCTCGTCGTTCCCGTGCTAACCATGGCCGCGATGTTGCTCGATGACATCTTCGGGCGCCAACTCGTCTCCAGACCCGGGGCCATCGGAGAGCTGATGGCCATATCTGTGCTGGCCCCGCTAGGCGCCGGGATGGCGATCAGAGCGCGCTGGCCGGATGCGGCAACCCGCATCGCGCTGCCCATCCAGCGCGCGCAGAAGTGGGTGCTGCCGATCGCAATGATTGCGCTGCTGATCTCAGCTGCGCCCGAGATGTGGAAGCTCATCGGTGAATCGACCTTGGTGGCCATGTTGGCATTCATTGCTGGCACCTTCGCCATTGGTCATCTCTTGGGCGGCCCCGACCGGGAATCGTCGACGGTGTTGGCGTTCGCCAGCAGCTGCCGCCATCCCGCGACCGCGTTGGCGATCGCGTCGGCCAATTTTCCCAACGCTGACGAGCACGCCGCCGTGGCGCTCTACGGTTTGCTCACCGCGGCGTTGGGGATGCTCTATACGTTGTGGACGCGCCGACGCGCGGTCACCTCACCATCGTGA
- a CDS encoding GNAT family N-acetyltransferase, giving the protein MVDPPLSDGTVTLSPFRPDEVSAHVAGQDELTARWLSGGVVTQHSAAAYFEHCRDQWATGGSLRAFAIRVGPQQVPAGTVDLRFAGEGLAFGEVNVAYGLYPAWRGRGLATRAVDLVCRYAAELDATVAVVKVEPENSASARVALRAGFGRTSRIREPDGNVFDRYERTLSRGVWVRIAGEADIDAVFEIRTSVTENHLSLEQLAELGITKESVREAMRASPCLWVADVDGVTAGFTMADATAGSVFACFVRPQFQGRGVGSALMRRVEATLFERHTEIWLTTDGLSRAAGFYRKLGWSAAGDLPDGSIRFEKRLRAPAAKMHADEVDIDASLVRRLVSTQFPHWADLPLTPIDSAGTDNAMYRLGTDMAVRLPRIHWAVASLRTEQRWLGRIAPQLPVASPAPVGLGAAAQGFAWPWSICRWVTGENPKVGQLVDPIGLARDLADFIGALRRIDPAGGPDAVRGKPLAEQDDQVRGALAMLDGRLDVQAVTVAWERALRIPGYAGPPTWFHGDLSPFNILTVDGRLAGVIDFGLMGVGDPSVDLIPAWNLLSAPAREQFRTMLRVDAETWARGCGRALSIALVALPYYQTTNPQLAGSARHVISEILADQRRSGSLGSW; this is encoded by the coding sequence ATGGTCGACCCACCGCTATCGGATGGCACGGTCACGCTCTCGCCGTTTCGTCCCGATGAGGTGAGTGCGCACGTCGCCGGCCAAGACGAGCTGACAGCGCGCTGGCTCAGCGGCGGGGTGGTGACCCAGCACAGCGCGGCGGCGTACTTCGAACACTGCCGTGACCAATGGGCTACCGGCGGATCACTGCGGGCCTTCGCGATCCGAGTGGGGCCGCAGCAGGTTCCGGCGGGGACGGTCGACCTGCGATTTGCCGGTGAGGGACTGGCCTTCGGCGAGGTCAACGTCGCCTACGGCCTCTACCCGGCCTGGCGCGGGCGCGGCCTGGCCACCCGCGCGGTCGACCTGGTGTGCCGCTATGCGGCAGAGCTGGATGCCACCGTTGCGGTGGTCAAGGTGGAGCCGGAGAACTCGGCTTCGGCGCGGGTCGCGCTGCGGGCTGGCTTTGGCCGCACCAGCCGGATCCGCGAGCCGGACGGAAACGTCTTCGATCGCTACGAGCGCACCCTCAGCAGGGGGGTTTGGGTCAGGATCGCCGGCGAGGCCGATATCGACGCGGTGTTCGAGATCCGCACCAGTGTCACCGAGAACCATCTGTCGCTCGAGCAACTCGCCGAACTCGGCATCACCAAAGAATCGGTGCGAGAGGCCATGCGCGCCTCGCCGTGCCTGTGGGTCGCAGATGTCGACGGGGTCACCGCGGGTTTCACGATGGCCGATGCGACCGCCGGCAGCGTGTTCGCCTGCTTTGTTCGACCGCAGTTTCAGGGTCGCGGTGTGGGAAGCGCGTTGATGCGGCGCGTGGAAGCAACACTGTTTGAACGGCACACGGAGATCTGGCTGACTACCGACGGCTTGAGTCGTGCCGCCGGCTTCTACCGCAAACTGGGCTGGAGCGCGGCCGGGGATCTACCCGACGGCAGTATCAGGTTCGAGAAGCGGCTGAGAGCTCCCGCCGCCAAGATGCACGCCGACGAGGTGGACATCGACGCATCGCTGGTCCGGCGGCTGGTGTCCACCCAATTCCCGCACTGGGCGGACCTGCCACTGACACCGATCGACTCGGCCGGCACAGACAACGCCATGTACCGGCTCGGAACCGACATGGCGGTTCGGCTTCCGCGGATCCACTGGGCGGTGGCGAGCCTGCGAACCGAGCAGCGCTGGCTCGGTCGAATCGCCCCGCAGCTGCCCGTCGCCAGCCCGGCCCCAGTGGGGCTGGGTGCCGCGGCGCAGGGGTTCGCTTGGCCGTGGTCGATCTGCCGTTGGGTCACCGGTGAGAATCCGAAGGTCGGCCAGCTTGTCGATCCTATCGGACTTGCTCGGGACCTGGCCGACTTCATCGGCGCCCTGCGCCGCATCGACCCCGCAGGCGGGCCGGACGCGGTGCGGGGAAAGCCCTTGGCCGAGCAGGATGACCAGGTCCGCGGCGCGTTGGCGATGCTGGACGGACGCCTCGACGTCCAGGCCGTTACCGTCGCGTGGGAACGAGCGCTGCGCATCCCCGGGTACGCGGGGCCGCCGACGTGGTTCCACGGCGACCTGTCCCCGTTCAACATCCTGACCGTCGACGGCCGGTTGGCGGGGGTGATCGATTTCGGCTTGATGGGCGTGGGCGACCCCAGTGTCGACCTCATCCCCGCGTGGAATCTGCTGTCCGCGCCGGCGCGCGAGCAGTTCCGCACCATGCTGCGGGTAGACGCCGAAACCTGGGCACGCGGTTGCGGTCGGGCTTTGTCGATCGCCCTCGTTGCCCTTCCCTACTACCAGACCACCAACCCTCAGCTGGCCGGCAGTGCCCGCCATGTCATCAGCGAAATCCTCGCCGATCAGCGGCGCAGCGGCTCGCTTGGCTCGTGGTGA
- a CDS encoding MPT63 family protein yields the protein MKLTTMIKTAVAVVAIATIATITAPIVFAAYPITGKFGSELKMTDSVGQVVLGWTVSDLKSSSDVIPGYPVAGQVWEATATVNAISGPVTPAISQFNARTADGVNYRVLWQASGPNTISGATIPQGASSTGKIYFDVTGPAPTIVAMNNGMEDLMIWGP from the coding sequence ATGAAGCTCACCACGATGATAAAGACGGCGGTGGCCGTCGTGGCAATTGCGACCATCGCGACCATCACTGCACCAATCGTATTCGCCGCATATCCGATCACCGGCAAATTCGGCAGTGAGTTGAAGATGACCGACTCCGTTGGTCAAGTTGTGCTCGGCTGGACAGTCAGCGATCTCAAATCCAGCTCGGACGTGATCCCCGGCTACCCGGTAGCCGGCCAGGTCTGGGAAGCCACTGCCACCGTTAATGCAATCAGCGGCCCGGTCACTCCGGCGATTTCTCAGTTCAACGCTCGCACCGCGGACGGGGTCAACTACCGAGTCCTGTGGCAAGCGTCGGGCCCGAACACCATTAGCGGGGCCACCATCCCACAGGGTGCATCATCGACCGGGAAGATCTACTTCGATGTCACCGGTCCGGCTCCGACCATTGTTGCGATGAACAATGGAATGGAAGATCTCATGATTTGGGGTCCCTAG
- a CDS encoding antibiotic biosynthesis monooxygenase: MGRKAPGGDRSGSYRAVEPRDNAVTVIIGQAIHSGREDDYVAWQQKLHKGLSHYPGYLGSELRPPGGAQSEWIAVYRFDSAPNAKSWLDSSSRQLMVSEAAGIFAGPASCQVIARSTEADDALMTVVVSHRVPEERVDEFLAWQKEIVAAESKFAGFRGAEMFRPVAGIQDEWTICYRFDTAEHLDAWLTSEARKQLMHHPHFRDYKMRKIDQSFGSWFVLGDETAPPPSDFKTSVAVWLGLYPTVVLLTMLLSPLRMPLWLGMLVGNLLSSFVMSYITMPYYSMPIIGWWLRPKASARQPRTNVGGMLLVVLVNGAWAVVFYLVTVRLWHP, from the coding sequence ATGGGGCGGAAGGCGCCCGGCGGCGACCGGTCCGGGTCCTACCGTGCGGTCGAGCCACGCGACAACGCGGTGACCGTGATCATCGGTCAGGCAATACATTCCGGTCGCGAAGACGACTACGTGGCTTGGCAGCAGAAGCTTCACAAGGGGCTCTCGCACTATCCGGGCTACCTCGGCTCCGAGCTGCGGCCACCCGGCGGGGCGCAGTCCGAGTGGATTGCCGTCTATCGCTTCGACTCGGCTCCAAACGCAAAAAGTTGGTTGGACAGTTCCAGCCGCCAGCTCATGGTCAGTGAGGCGGCGGGGATTTTTGCCGGACCGGCCAGTTGTCAGGTGATCGCACGAAGTACCGAGGCTGATGACGCGCTGATGACCGTCGTAGTGTCGCACCGGGTTCCCGAAGAACGGGTGGATGAGTTCCTGGCTTGGCAGAAGGAGATCGTGGCAGCCGAAAGCAAGTTCGCGGGCTTTCGCGGTGCCGAGATGTTCCGCCCGGTCGCTGGCATCCAAGACGAGTGGACAATCTGCTATCGATTCGACACCGCCGAGCATCTGGACGCCTGGCTGACTTCGGAGGCGCGCAAGCAACTCATGCACCACCCGCACTTCCGGGACTACAAGATGCGCAAGATCGATCAGTCATTCGGCAGCTGGTTCGTCCTCGGTGACGAGACAGCCCCGCCACCTTCGGATTTCAAGACTTCGGTGGCGGTGTGGTTAGGGCTCTACCCCACCGTGGTGTTGTTGACGATGCTGCTCAGTCCGCTGCGCATGCCACTGTGGTTGGGGATGTTGGTGGGCAACCTGTTGTCCAGCTTTGTGATGAGCTACATCACCATGCCCTACTACAGCATGCCGATCATCGGGTGGTGGCTCAGGCCGAAGGCCAGCGCTCGTCAGCCGCGTACCAACGTCGGCGGAATGCTGTTGGTAGTGCTGGTCAACGGGGCCTGGGCCGTGGTGTTCTACCTGGTTACGGTCCGGCTTTGGCACCCATAG
- a CDS encoding 8-oxoguanine deaminase, translating into MPKLVIDRVSIATVDPKAAEFSEGHIIVEDDLIVAVGDGPAPEVPGATVIDGRGCLATPGLVNTHEHLYQWITRGYTQKGTLFQWLTEMYPVWGRLDAELEFAAASAGLARLALTGCTTTMDHHYVFPHAGGDMLGAEIAAAKRIGVRFHPTRGSMDLGVASGGLPPEHTVEDIDTILTTCQDAVREHHDPTKGSMVQISLAPCSPFSVTGELMKQSALLARDLGVRLHTHLSETVEEDEFCLAQFGSRPVDYVESLGWLGSDVWMAHCVHLSEGDIAKLAATRTGVAHCPTSNGRFGAGIAPIPELLAADVAVGLGVDGAGAEHRGLANEMRQAALAARFRLGPQALDAREALWMATVGGARCLGRDQDLGSLEVGKLADIALWQLDGLGHSDVEDPVWALIYGPPAPLRLLLVGGNTVVEDGELRTADTETLATDAKNAAVTLRERG; encoded by the coding sequence GTGCCCAAACTCGTGATCGACCGCGTATCCATAGCAACCGTTGACCCCAAGGCCGCCGAGTTCTCCGAAGGCCACATCATCGTCGAGGACGATCTGATCGTCGCGGTTGGTGATGGACCCGCGCCCGAGGTCCCCGGCGCAACTGTCATCGATGGCCGCGGTTGCCTGGCAACTCCCGGATTGGTCAACACCCACGAGCACCTCTATCAGTGGATCACCCGTGGTTACACCCAGAAGGGGACCTTGTTTCAGTGGCTGACCGAGATGTATCCGGTGTGGGGACGCCTGGACGCTGAGCTGGAGTTCGCTGCCGCCAGCGCGGGGCTGGCCAGGCTCGCCCTGACCGGTTGCACCACGACCATGGATCATCACTATGTCTTCCCGCATGCCGGGGGAGACATGCTGGGCGCGGAGATCGCCGCAGCAAAGCGCATCGGCGTCCGCTTTCATCCGACCCGCGGCTCGATGGACCTCGGCGTCGCATCGGGGGGACTCCCGCCGGAGCACACCGTCGAAGACATCGACACGATCCTGACCACCTGCCAAGACGCCGTACGCGAGCACCACGACCCCACGAAGGGCTCGATGGTGCAGATCTCCCTTGCTCCCTGCTCACCGTTTTCGGTCACCGGTGAATTGATGAAGCAGTCCGCGCTGCTGGCCCGCGACCTTGGGGTGCGGCTGCACACTCATCTTTCGGAGACCGTCGAAGAAGACGAGTTTTGTCTCGCCCAATTCGGTTCCCGGCCAGTTGATTACGTGGAATCGCTGGGCTGGCTGGGAAGTGACGTCTGGATGGCGCACTGCGTGCACCTGTCCGAGGGCGACATCGCCAAGCTCGCCGCTACCAGAACCGGGGTAGCCCACTGCCCGACCTCCAATGGCCGCTTTGGCGCGGGGATCGCCCCGATCCCCGAACTGCTGGCCGCCGATGTCGCGGTCGGATTGGGCGTGGACGGCGCCGGCGCCGAACACCGTGGGCTGGCGAACGAAATGCGCCAGGCCGCGCTGGCGGCCAGATTCCGGCTGGGCCCGCAGGCGCTCGACGCGCGCGAGGCCTTGTGGATGGCGACCGTTGGTGGCGCCCGGTGCCTGGGCCGCGACCAGGACCTCGGGTCCCTCGAGGTCGGCAAGCTGGCCGACATCGCACTCTGGCAGCTGGACGGGCTCGGCCATTCCGATGTCGAAGACCCGGTATGGGCGCTGATCTATGGTCCGCCTGCGCCGTTGCGGCTACTCCTGGTGGGCGGAAACACCGTCGTCGAAGACGGCGAGTTGCGCACCGCCGACACCGAGACCTTGGCAACAGACGCCAAGAACGCCGCGGTGACTCTGCGGGAACGCGGCTAG
- a CDS encoding GAP family protein has translation MWSSLLPLILGSLLEPIELAITIMLLGTPARTRTAGAWIAGHGCTRLLQGLVFGTILHWGARRSAPNHAHHWIVSTVLLIVALIFLVTAAREFFGDNDPEAPPPKWMAMLMSATPTRAFLIGAGLVTVSVKSWVFTLAAISVIGNAGLPRVGNMASYVLFVLLALSTNLLVVAMAALFPDQSRALLDRIQRWLQDNDRPIMIVVGLGFGIWFGFKALHGLGVI, from the coding sequence ATGTGGAGCAGCCTGCTGCCGTTGATTCTTGGCAGTCTGCTGGAACCGATCGAACTTGCCATAACCATCATGCTGCTGGGCACGCCCGCGCGTACTCGAACCGCCGGCGCTTGGATCGCCGGCCATGGCTGCACACGTCTGCTGCAGGGCCTGGTCTTCGGCACCATCCTGCACTGGGGAGCTCGCCGCTCTGCACCCAACCACGCGCACCACTGGATTGTGTCGACCGTCCTTCTGATCGTGGCGCTGATATTTCTGGTCACCGCGGCCCGAGAGTTCTTCGGCGATAACGACCCGGAGGCGCCACCGCCCAAGTGGATGGCGATGCTGATGTCGGCGACACCCACCAGGGCGTTCCTCATCGGCGCGGGCCTGGTGACCGTATCGGTGAAATCGTGGGTCTTCACGCTGGCGGCGATCAGCGTGATCGGCAACGCGGGCCTGCCACGAGTCGGCAACATGGCTTCCTACGTGCTTTTCGTGTTGCTTGCCCTGAGTACAAATCTGCTCGTGGTAGCCATGGCCGCACTGTTCCCTGATCAGTCGCGCGCCCTGCTGGACCGGATCCAGCGCTGGCTGCAGGACAACGACAGACCGATCATGATCGTGGTGGGATTGGGGTTTGGGATCTGGTTCGGATTCAAGGCCCTGCACGGCCTCGGGGTGATCTAG